Proteins found in one Toxotes jaculatrix isolate fToxJac2 chromosome 18, fToxJac2.pri, whole genome shotgun sequence genomic segment:
- the LOC121199117 gene encoding myosin heavy chain, fast skeletal muscle translates to MSTDAEMEAYGPAAIYLRKPEKERIEAQTTPFDAKTAYFVVDPDEMYVKGKLVKKEGGKATVDTDAGKSVTVKEDDIHPRNPPKFDKIEDMAMMTHLNEPCVLFNLKERYASWMIYTYSGLFCVVVNPYKWLPVYDAVVVAAYRGKKRIEAPPHIFSISDNAYQFMLTDRENQSVLITGESGAGKTVNTKRVIQYFATIAALGAKKAEPTPGKMQGSLEDQIVAANPLLEAYGNAKTVRNDNSSRFGKFIRIHFGTTGKLASADIETYLLEKSRVTFQLSAERSYHIFYQLMTGHKPELLEGLLITTNPYDYPMISQGEITVKSINDVEEFIATDTAIDILGFSAEEKLGIYKLTGAVMHHGNMKFKQKQREEQAEPDGTEVADKIAYLLGLNSADMLKALCYPRVKVGNEMVTKGQTVPQVNNAVMALCKSIYEKMFLWMVVRINEMLDTKQPRQFFIGVLDIAGFEIFDFNSLEQLCINFTNEKLQQFFNHHMFVLEQEEYKKEGIEWEFIDFGMDLAACIELIEKPMGIFSILEEECMFPKASDTTFKNKLHDQHLGKSKSFEKPKPAKGKAEAHFSLVHYAGTVDYNISGWLDKNKDPLNDSVVQLYQKSSNKLLAFLYAAHAAAEEAAGGKKGGKKKGGSFQTVSALFRENLGKLMTNLRSTHPHFVRCLIPNETKTPGLMENFLVIHQLRCNGVLEGIRICRKGFPSRILYGDFKQRYKVLNASVIPEGQFIDNKKASEKLLGSIDVDHTQYKFGHTKVFFKAGLLGTLEEMRDEKLAELVTMTQALCRGYVMRKEFVKMMERRESIFSIQYNIRSFMNVKNWPWLKLYFKIKPLLKSAETEKELQQMKENYDKMQSDLATALAKKKELEEKMVSLLQEKNDLQLQVAAEVENLSDAEERCEGLIKSKIQLEAKLKETSERLEDEEEVNAELTAKKRKLEDECSELKKDIDDLELTLAKVEKEKHATENKVKNLTEEMASQDESIAKLTKEKKALQEAHQQTLDDLQAEEDKVNTLTKAKTKLEQQVDDLEGSLEQEKKLRMDLERAKRKLEGDLKLAQESIMDLENDKQQSDEKIKKKDFEISQLLSKIEDEQSLGAQLQKKIKELQARIEELEEEIEAERAARAKVEKQRADLSRELEEISERLEEAGGATAAQIEMSKKREAEFQKLRRDLEESTLQHEATAAALRKKQADSVAELGEQIDNLQRVKQKLEKEKSEYKMEIDDLSSNMEAVAKSKGNLEKMCRTLEDQLSELKAKNDENVRQLNDINAQRARLQTENGEFSRQLEEKEALVSQLTRGKQAFTQQIEELKRHIEEEVKAKTALAHAVQSARHDCDLLREQFEEEQEAKAELQRGMSKANSEVAQWRTKYETDAIQRTEELEEAKKKLAQRLQDAEESIEAVNSKCASLEKTKQRLQGEVEDLMIDVERANALAANLDKKQRNFDKVLAEWKQKYEEGQAELEGAQKEARSLSTELFKMKNSYEEALDHLETMKRENKNLQQEISDLTEQIGETGKSIHELEKAKKTVETEKSEIQSALEEAEGTLEHEEAKILRVQLELNQVKSEVDRKVAEKDEEMEQIKRNSQRVIDSMQSTLDAEVRSRNDALRIKKKMEGDLNEMEIQLSHANRQAAEAQKQLRNVQGQLKDAQLHLDDALRGQEDMKEQAAMVERRNGLMLAEIEELRAALEQTERGRKVAEQELVDASERVGLLHSQNTSLMNTKKKLEADLVQVQGEVDDSVQEARNAEEKAKKAITDAAMMAEELKKEQDTSAHLERMKKNLEVTVKDLQHRLDEAESLAMKGGKKQLQKLESRVRELESEVEAEQRRGADAVKGVRKYERRVKELTYQTEEDKKNGLRLQDLVDKLQLKVKAYKRQAEEAEEQANTHMSRLRKVQHELEEAQERADIAESQVNKLRTKSREVGKSESAE, encoded by the exons ATGAGCACAGACGCGGAAATGGAGGCCTATGGCCCTGCGGCCATTTACCTCCGAAAACCAGAAAAGGAGAGGATTGAGGCACAAACCACTCCTTTTGATGCCAAAACAGCCTACTTTGTGGTTGATCCTGATGAGATGTATGTCAAGGGTAAACTTGTCAAAAAAGAGGGTGGCAAAGCCACAGTTGATACAGACGCAGGAAAG agtgTCACTGTAAAAGAGGATGACATCCATCCAAGGAATCCTCCAAAGTTTGACAAGATTGAGGACATGGCCATGATGACCCACCTCAATGAGCCTTGCGTGTTGTTTAACCTCAAAGAGCGTTATGCATCATGGATGATCTAT ACCTACTCTGGGTTGTTTTGTGTGGTCGTGAATCCCTACAAGTGGCTTCCTGTGTATGATGCTGTAGTTGTGGCAGCATACAGAGGCAAGAAGAGGATTGAGGCACCACCCCATATCTTCTCCATTTCTGACAATGCCTATCAGTTCATGCTCACTG ATCGTGAGAACCAGTCTGTCCTGATTAC TGGAGAATCCGGTGCAGGAAAGACTGTCAACACCAAGCGTGTCATCCAGTATTTTGCAACAATTGCAGCTCTTGGAGCAAAGAAGGCTGAGCCAACACCTGGCAAGATGCAG GGCTCCCTTGAGGACCAGATTGTAGCAGCCAACCCTCTGCTGGAAGCCTATGGTAATGCCAAGACTGTGAGGAATGACAACTCCTCCCGTTTT GGTAAATTCATCAGAATCCACTTTGGTACTACTGGAAAGCTGGCTTCAGCTGATATTGAAACAT ATCTGCTGGAGAAGTCTCGTGTAACATTCCAGTTGTCTGCTGAGAGGAGCTACCATATCTTCTATCAGTTGATGACTGGCCACAAGCCTGAGCTCCTAG AGGGTCTTCTGATCACCACCAACCCCTATGACTACCCAATGATCAGTCAGGGTGAAATCACTGTCAAAAGCATCAATGATGTGGAGGAGTTCATTGCAACAGAT ACTGCTATCGACATCTTGGGCTTCAGCGCTGAGGAGAAATTGGGTATCTACAAACTGACTGGCGCTGTGATGCACCATGGCAACATGAAATTCAAGCAGAAGCAGCGTGAGGAGCAGGCTGAACCTGATGGCACTGAGG TGGCTGACAAAATCGCCTACCTCTTGGGCCTGAACTCAGCTGATATGCTGAAAGCTCTGTGCTACCCAAGAGTCAAGGTCGGAAATGAGATGGTGACCAAAGGTCAGACCGTTCCACAG GTCAACAATGCTGTCATGGCTCTGTGCAAGTCTATCTATGAGAAAATGTTCTTGTGGATGGTCGTCCGTATCAATGAGATGCTGGACACAAAGCAGCCAAGACAGTTCTTCATTGGAGTGTTGGATATTGCTGGATTTGAGATCTTTGAT TTCAACAGCTTGGAGCAACTCTGCATCAACTTCACCAACGAGAAACTGCAACAGTTTTTCAACCACCACATGTTTGTCCTGGAGCAAGAGGAGTACAAGAAAGAAGGCATTGAATGGGAGTTCATTGACTTCGGTATGGACTTGGCTGCCTGCATTGAGCTTATTGAGAAG CCAATGGGCATCTTCTCCATCCTTGAAGAGGAGTGCATGTTCCCCAAGGCCTCTGACACAACTTTCAAGAACAAGCTGCATGATCAGCATCTTGGCAAGAGCAAGAGCTTTGAGAAGCCAAAGCCTGCAAAGGGCAAGGCTGAGGCTCACTTCTCCCTGGTTCACTATGCTGGTACAGTGGACTACAATATCTCTGGCTGGCTGGACAAGAACAAGGACCCTCTGAATGACTCAGTTGTTCAGCTGTACCAGAAATCTTCAAACAAACTGCTGGCCTTCCTGTATGCAGCTCATGCTGCAGCTGAGG aggCTGCCGGTGGCAAGAAGGGTGGCAAGAAGAAGGGTGGTTCCTTCCAGACTGTGTCTGCTCTTTTCAGA GAGAACTTGGGCAAGCTGATGACCAACTTGAGGAGCACTCACCCTCACTTTGTGCGCTGCCTGATTCCCAATGAAACAAAGACCCCAG GTCTTATGGAGAACTTCTTGGTCATCCACCAGCTGAGGTGTAACGGTGTGCTGGAAGGCATCAGAATTTGCAGAAAGGGCTTTCCCAGCAGAATCCTCTACGGTGACTTCAAGCAGAG ATACAAAGTATTGAATGCCAGTGTCATCCCTGAGGGACAGTTCATTGACAACAAGAAAGCTTCAGAGAAGCTGCTGGGCTCCATTGATGTGGACCACACCCAGTACAAGTTTGGACACACTAAG GTGTTCTTCAAAGCTGGTCTGCTGGGTACCctggaggagatgagagatgagaaaCTGGCTGAGCTGGTGACCATGACTCAGGCTCTCTGCAGAGGATACGTCATGAGGAAGGAGTTTGTTaagatgatggagaggag AGAATCTATCTTCTCCATCCAGTACAACATCCGCTCCTTCATGAACGTGAAAAACTGGCCATGGCTGAAACTGTACTTCAAGATCAAGCCTCTTCTGAAGAGTGCTGAGACTGAGAAGGAGCTTCAACAGATGAAGGAGAACTATGATAAGATGCAATCAGACCTGGCTACTGCTCTGGCCAAgaagaaggagctggaggagaagatggTTTCCCTGCTGCAGGAAAAGAATGACCTGCAACTGCAAGTGGCTGca GAAGTTGAGAATCTCTCTGATGCTGAGGAAAGGTGTGAAGGGCTGATTAAAAGCAAGATCCAGCTGGAGGCCAAACTCAAAGAGACAAGTGAGAGactggaggatgaagaggaagtcAATGCTGAGCTGACTGCCaagaagaggaagctggaggatgAATGCTCTGAGCTGAAGAAGGACATTGACGACTTGGAGCTCACCTTGGCTAAagtggagaaggagaaacatGCCACAGAAAACAAG GTGAAAAACCTGACAGAGGAGATGGCATCTCAAGATGAGTCCATCGCCAAGTTAACCAAGGAGAAGAAAGCCCTACAAGAGGCCCACCAGCAAACACTGGATGATCTCcaggcagaggaagacaaagtcAACACTCTGACCAAGGCCAAGACAAAGCTGGAACAGCAAGTGGACGAT CTTGAGGGATCACTGGAGCAAGAGAAGAAGCTCCGCATGGACCTTGAGAGAGCCAAGAGGAAGCTTGAGGGAGATCTGAAACTGGCCCAGGAATCCATAATGGATCTGGAGAATGACAAGCAGCAATCTGATGAGAAAATCAAGAA GAAGGACTTTGAAATCAGCCAGCTCCTCAGCAAGATTGAGGATGAACAGTCTCTTGGTGCTCAGCTTCAGAAGAAGATCAAGGAACTCCAG GCTCGTATTGAGGAGCTGGAAGAGGAGATTGAGGCTGAGAGGGCTGCTCGGGCTAAGGTTGAGAAGCAGAGGGCTGACCTCTCCAGGGAGCTTGAGGAGATCAGCGAGAGGCTTGAGGAGGCTGGTGGAGCAACAGCCGCTCAGATTGAGATGAGCAAGAAGCGCGAGGCTGAGTTCCAGAAGCTGCGTCGTGACCTTGAAGAGTCAACCCTGCAGCATGAAGCTACTGCAGCAGCTCTTCGCAAAAAGCAGGCTGACAGCGTTGCAGAGCTGGGAGAGCAGATCGATAACCTCCAGCGTGTCAAGcagaagctggagaaggagaagagcgAGTACAAGATGGAGATTGATGACCTCTCCAGCAACATGGAGGCTGTTGCCAAATCAAAG GGCAACTTGGAGAAAATGTGCAGAACTCTTGAGGACCAGCTGAGTGAGCTCAAAGCCAAAAATGATGAGAATGTTCGCCAGTTGAATGACATTAATGCACAGAGGGccagactgcagacagagaacG GTGAGTTTTCCCGccagctggaggagaaagaagctCTTGTTTCTCAGCTGACCAGGGGCAAGCAGGCTTTCACTCAGCAGATTGAGGAGCTTAAGAGGCATATTGAGGAGGAAGTCAAG GCCAAGACTGCCCTGGCCCATGCTGTTCAGTCAGCCCGCCATGACTGTGATCTGCTCAGAGAGCAGtttgaggaggagcaggaggccaAGGCTGAGCTGCAGCGAGGAATGTCCAAGGCCAACAGTGAGGTGGCTCAGTGGAGAACCAAATATGAGACTGATGCTATCCAACGCactgaggagctggaggaggccaa GAAAAAGCTTGCCCAGCGCCTGCAGGATGCTGAGGAATCCATTGAGGCTGTGAACTCTAAGTGTGCCTCCTTGGAGAAGACCAAGCAGAGGCTGCAGGGTGAGGTGGAGGACCTCATGATTGATGTGGAGAGAGCTAATGCTCTGGCTGCCAACCTCGACAAGAAGCAGAGGAACTTTGATAAG GTCCTGGCAGAATGGAAACAGAAGTATGAGGAAGGCCAGGCAGAGCTGGAAGGAGCTCAGAAGGAGGCTCGTTCTCTCAGCACTGAACTGTTCAAGATGAAGAACTCTTATGAGGAGGCTCTGGATCATCTGGAGACcatgaagagagagaacaagaacCTCCAGC AGGAGATTTCAGACCTCACCGAACAGATTGGTGAGACTGGAAAGAGCATCCATGAGCtggagaaagcaaagaaaacagtggagaCTGAGAAGTCTGAGATTCAGTCAGCACTGGAGGAAGCTGAG GGCACACTGGAGCATGAGGAGGCCAAGATTCTCCGTGTTCAGCTTGAGCTCAACCAGGTCAAAAGTGAGGTTGACAGGAAGGTGGCAGAGAAGGATGAGGAGATGGAGCAGATCAAGAGGAACAGCCAGAGGGTGATTGACTCCATGCAGAGCACTCTTGATGCTGAGGTCAGGAGCAGGAACGATGCCCTGAGaatcaagaagaagatggagggagaccTGAATGAGATGGAGATTCAGCTGAGTCATGCCAACAGGCAGGCCGCTGAGGCCCAGAAACAGCTGAGGAATGTCCAGGGACAGCTCAAG GATGCCCAACTGCACCTTGATGATGCTctcagaggacaggaggacatgAAGGAGCAAGCTGCAATGGTGGAGCGCAGGAATGGCCTGATGCTGGCTGAGATTGAGGAGCTGAGAGCCGCTctggagcagacagagagaggacgcAAAGTGGCTGAGCAGGAGCTGGTTGATGCTAGTGAGCGTGTGGGACTGCTTCACTCTCAG AACACCAGTCTTATGAACACCAAGAAGAAGCTTGAGGCTGACCTTGTGCAAGTTCAGGGTGAAGTGGATGATTCTGTTCAGGAAGCAAGAAATGCTGAAGAGAAAGCCAAAAAGGCTATCACTGAT GCTGCCATGATggctgaggagctgaagaaggagcaggacaccagtGCTCAcctggagaggatgaagaagaaccTGGAGGTCACAGTCAAGGACCTGCAGCACCGTCTGGATGAGGCTGAGAGCCTCGCCATGAAGGGTGGCAAGAAGCAGCTCCAGAAACTGGAGTCTAGG GTGCGTGAGCTGGAATCTGAAGTTGAAGCTGAACAGAGACGTGGAGCTGATGCTGTTAAAGGTGTCCGCAAATACGAGAGGAGAGTGAAGGAGCTGACCTACCAG ACTGAGGAGGACAAGAAGAATGGGCTCAGACTCCAGGATCTAGTGGACAAGCTGCAGCTCAAAGTCAAGGCTTACAAGAGACAGGCTGAGGAGGCT gaggagcaggccaaCACTCACATGTCCAGGCTCAGGAAGGTCCAGCATGAGCTGGAAGAAGCTCAGGAACGTGCTGACATCGCTGAGTCCCAGGTCAACAAGCTGAGAACCAAGAGCCGTGAGGTTGGAAAG tctgaaagTGCTGAGTAA